In the genome of Pseudomonas protegens, one region contains:
- a CDS encoding acetyl-CoA carboxylase biotin carboxylase subunit → MIKKILIANRGEIAVRIVRACAEMGIRSVAIFSDADRHALHVKRADEAHSIGAEPLAGYLNPRKLVNLAVETGCDALHPGYGFLSENAELADICAERGVKFIGPSAEVIRRMGDKTEARRSMIKAGVPVTPGTEGNVADIHEALAEGDRIGYPVMLKATSGGGGRGIRRCNSREELEQAFPRVISEATKAFGSAEVFLEKCIVNPKHIEAQILGDSFGNVVHLFERDCSIQRRNQKLIEIAPSPQLTPEQRAYIGDLSVRAAKAVGYENAGTVEFLLAEGEVYFMEMNTRVQVEHTITEEITGIDIVREQIRIASGLPLSVKQEDIHHRGFALQFRINAEDPKNNFLPSFGKITRYYAPGGPGVRTDTAIYTGYTIPPFYDSMCLKLVVWALTWEEAMDRGLRALDDMRLQGVKTTAAYYQEILRNPEFRSGQFNTSFVESHPELTNYSIKRKPEELALAIAAAIAAHAGL, encoded by the coding sequence GTGATAAAAAAGATCCTGATCGCCAACCGTGGTGAGATCGCCGTGCGAATCGTGCGTGCCTGCGCCGAGATGGGCATCCGTTCGGTAGCGATCTTCTCCGACGCCGATCGCCATGCCCTGCATGTGAAGCGCGCGGATGAGGCCCACAGCATTGGCGCCGAGCCGCTGGCCGGCTACCTGAACCCGCGCAAACTGGTGAACCTGGCGGTGGAAACCGGCTGCGATGCCCTGCATCCCGGCTATGGCTTTCTTTCGGAAAACGCCGAACTGGCAGACATCTGCGCCGAACGCGGCGTCAAGTTCATTGGCCCGTCGGCGGAAGTGATCCGCCGCATGGGCGACAAGACCGAAGCCCGTCGCAGCATGATCAAGGCCGGCGTACCGGTGACCCCGGGCACCGAAGGCAACGTCGCGGATATCCACGAAGCCCTGGCCGAAGGCGACCGCATCGGCTACCCGGTGATGCTCAAGGCCACCTCCGGTGGTGGCGGGCGTGGCATCCGTCGCTGCAACAGCCGCGAAGAGCTGGAGCAGGCCTTCCCCCGAGTCATTTCCGAAGCCACCAAGGCCTTCGGTTCGGCGGAAGTGTTCCTGGAAAAGTGCATCGTCAATCCCAAGCACATCGAAGCGCAGATCCTCGGTGACAGCTTTGGCAACGTGGTGCACCTGTTCGAGCGCGACTGCTCGATCCAGCGCCGCAACCAGAAGCTCATCGAGATCGCCCCGAGCCCGCAGCTGACCCCCGAACAGCGCGCCTACATCGGCGACCTGTCGGTGCGTGCGGCCAAGGCCGTGGGCTACGAGAACGCCGGCACCGTGGAGTTCCTGCTCGCCGAGGGCGAGGTGTACTTCATGGAAATGAACACCCGGGTGCAGGTGGAACACACCATCACCGAGGAAATCACCGGCATCGACATCGTCCGCGAGCAGATCCGCATCGCCTCGGGCCTGCCACTGTCGGTGAAGCAGGAAGACATCCACCACCGTGGTTTCGCGTTGCAGTTCCGCATCAACGCCGAAGACCCGAAGAACAACTTCCTCCCCAGCTTCGGCAAGATCACCCGTTACTACGCGCCCGGCGGTCCCGGCGTGCGCACCGACACGGCGATCTACACCGGCTACACCATTCCGCCGTTCTACGACTCCATGTGCCTGAAACTGGTGGTCTGGGCCCTGACCTGGGAAGAGGCGATGGACCGTGGCCTGCGCGCCCTGGACGACATGCGCCTGCAAGGGGTCAAGACCACCGCCGCCTACTACCAGGAAATCCTGCGTAACCCGGAATTCCGTAGCGGTCAGTTCAACACCAGTTTCGTTGAGAGCCACCCGGAACTGACCAACTACTCGATCAAGCGCAAACCCGAAGAGCTGGCCCTGGCCATCGCCGCCGCCATCGCCGCCCACGCAGGCCTTTGA